One Zeugodacus cucurbitae isolate PBARC_wt_2022May chromosome 3, idZeuCucr1.2, whole genome shotgun sequence genomic region harbors:
- the LOC105215303 gene encoding SPRY domain-containing SOCS box protein 3: MSSDDDNNSLNSSAKSDARLSEQLSGTPTSNSSTANRGAGNGGAGCGSGSGNTSQLARRKKVMPLEHGCEDNWTWSKRHRSKEIVLSGPNNRTVHFHPNWSKGTAGVQGKRPLNNGRFYWELHVSQRVFGTSIMFGIGTKQARLHANSFRNMLGENEHGWGLSHKGVLWHKGVALLYTKRFKENHPTVIGVLFDGIEGTLSYYKDGKCLGVAFRGLDKIKEPLYPIVCSTAAKTEMTLKCTRRDFVNLQDRCRAEIIKHVKTREDLVKLKLPPLITQYLSEVVNDVAPLRQVDNYDILCDF; encoded by the exons ATGTCTTCGGATGACGACAATAATTCATTAAACTCCTCAGCCAAGTCGGACGCAAGGCTTAGCGAACAGTTAAGTGGCACACCGACGTCGAATTCGTCGACTGCCAATAGAGGCGCGGGAAATGGAGGTGCTGGTTGTGGCAGTGGCAGTGGAAATACCTCTCAATTGGCGAGACGTAAGAAAGTCATGCCGCTGGAGCATGGTTGCGAGGATAATTGGACGTGGAGTAAACGACATCGTTCCAAGGAGATCGTATTGAGTGGTCCTAATAATCGCACAGTTCATTTTCATCCGAATTGGAGCAAAGGAACGGCGGGCGTTCAGGGGAAACGTCCGTTGAATAATGGGCGCTTCTATTGGGAATTACATGTCTCACAGCGTGTCTTTGGAACGAGCATTATGTTCGGTATCGGCACAAAGCAAGCGC GTCTTCACGCCAACTCATTTCGTAACATGCTTGGTGAGAATGAACATGGCTGGGGTCTATCGCACAAGGGTGTGCTGTGGCATAAAGGTGTAGCGCTGCTCTACACAAAACGTTTCAAAGAAAACCACCCGACCGTTATTGGTGTGCTTTTCGATGGCATTGAGGGTACGCTCAGCTATTACAAAGATGGCAAATGTTTGGGAGTAGCATTTAGGGGGTTAGATAAG ATCAAGGAACCGCTGTATCCGATTGTCTGTTCAACCGCCGCAAAAACTGAAATGACACTCAAATGTACACGACGGGATTTCGTAAATCTGCAAGATCGTTGTCGGGCCGAAATTATTAAACACGTCAAAACGAGAGAGGATTtggtgaaattgaaattgccGCCGCTCATTACGCAATATCTGAGCGAAGTGGTGAACGATGTGGCACCCCTACGTCAAGTAGACAACTATGACATTCTAtgtgatttttaa
- the LOC114804362 gene encoding uncharacterized protein LOC114804362 has product MIIVLLLLFQSLCLYCQRLVLHVHDRWINPKNSRLLKEAAETSSAATRKLLLEQYHAGGLETNKQPRKRNNLTACGGEPDGPGGILAEACRFCANSPQGYCRHHFHLQELEFQKVHKQQLQQSAGYPTTQSQPRFWQPLCGGSSSTTLEHTWAQRRQQRKVSRELKRNLKNRLSVATSRQHQTQQQQELQQNPMQKQYQLQRQYLRRLQYEEFMRTRNAGNNSGSSSSSSGSPLWDTSTSNSSSGYQSPFASVYNVNSSLSDIDTADSGLATSIESVAYYGVEEPESAEELSPALAVELVLGPAKSSTITTTYL; this is encoded by the coding sequence ATGATTAtcgttttgttattattgtttcaaTCACTATGCTTATACTGTCAGCGACTTGTCCTGCATGTACACGATCGATGGATCAATCCAAAGAACTCACGTCTACTCAAGGAAGCCGCTGAGACATCCTCAGCTGCTACACGCAAGCTACTGTTAGAGCAATACCACGCTGGTGGCTTAGAGACCAACAAACAGCCACGCAAACGAAATAATCTAACCGCATGTGGTGGTGAACCCGATGGACCTGGAGGTATTTTAGCTGAAGCTTGCCGCTTTTGTGCTAATAGCCCGCAGGGTTATTGTCGTCATCATTTTCACCTGCAAGAATTGGAATTCCAAAAGGTACATAAGCAACAGCTACAGCAATCTGCTGGCTATCCAACAACGCAAAGTCAACCACGTTTCTGGCAGCCACTTTGCGGTGGCAGCAGTTCGACGACGTTGGAGCATACATGGGCGCAACGACGGCAGCAGCGTAAAGTAAGTCGCGAGCTGAAGCGAAACTTGAAAAATCGATTGAGTGTCGCTACGTCACGGCAAcatcaaacacaacaacaacaagagttgCAGCAAAACCCAATGCAAAAGCAATATCAGCTTCAAAGGCAGTATTTGAGGCGACTGCAATATGAGGAGTTCATGAGGACAAGAAACGCCGGCAATAATAGTGGCAGTAGTAGTTCTAGTAGCGGCAGTCCATTGTGGGATACGTCCACCTCAAATTCATCCAGCGGCTACCAATCACCCTTCGCCTCTGTATACAATGTAAATAGTTCTCTCTCTGACATCGATACTGCGGACTCAGGTTTAGCCACCTCCATAGAAAGTGTTGCGTACTATGGTGTTGAGGAGCCGGAATCTGCTGAAGAATTATCGCCAGCTTTGGCTGTAGAACTAGTACTAGGGCCAGCGAAATCatccacaataacaacaacttaccTTTAA
- the LOC105215305 gene encoding collagen alpha-1(IV) chain, with amino-acid sequence MMEPNWKRLIFAATIAGALLGANAQFWKNSETGAISSSLKHYREEPTPPRSPIDDSYAIIDTVGTNRNGPPRNCTSGTVGCIPKCFAEKGNRGFPGEAGPPGPKGVAGYGGPEGPPGDKGQKGDPGPIGPRGYKGERGIPGTHGMPGKPGVQGFSGNSGAPGAPGKDGCNGEDGLTGLPGLSGMPGPRGYPGQPGVKGEKGEPAKENGDYAKGEKGEPGFAGRSGNPGPEGPQGPKGDLGDTGPYGSPGPRGDRGIKGDKGAPCFAPPQPGKKGDKGEKGEPASLKPSTGGPPQIMGEKGERGEKGEPGLAGKKGETGLKGENGRDGVKGEKGLPGGPGDRGRQGNFGPPGPTGQKGDRGETGLNGLAGKPGQKGEPGRPGERGERGLLGPPGPPGGGRGSPGAPGPKGPRGYTGAPGPKGLDGVDGPPGPQGYPGPKGGLGLAGRPGLEGPAGEKGEKGNAGRTGPAGPIGPLGHTGPPGPEGQKGEPGFPGTGVMGPKGDDGTPGIPGLKGQKGERGFKGNAGAPGDSKYGRPGSPGRAGAPGQKGDQGRPGNPGVKGDMGPKGDVGGKCSQCPAGFKGDKGDHGLDGIPGEPGVRGPPGATGAPGERGADGIAGKDGPPGEKGEDGRDGLPGPDGPAGKDAIVDLSLVKGEKGEKGGRGFPGPAGLKGEPGYAGLPGIAGAKGEIGAKGDKGYAGQPGTDGTPGNPGRDGTDGFPGIDIKGEPGRPGRDGIKGDKGTGGRPGTKGDPGTCDAANLTVPAKGNKGDRGAPGMPGPMGAMGEKGNKGDEGWKGDRGPQGPVGPVGPRGLTGPRGERGNPGAMGAPGNPGKDGPRGPPGRAGERGQKGEQGIAIAGPSGPPGRDGPSGDKGDRGVPGPIGPRGVDGAIGYPGDKGDAGLPGQNGETGPVGPKGDTGPLGPSGPPGPPGKPGVDGVQGRDGAKGEPGKPGYVGMPGTKGERGAPGNDGPKGFTGPPGTPGKRGSPGPEGMPGIKGDKGEVGLSGNDGATGPRGPPGPPGLMGSKGDIGPQGPPGTDGRPGFDGEKGSKGEAGFDGPQGLPGDASEKGQKGEPGLSGLRGEEGRPGAPGIRGEKGYPGIPIHGIPGAKGDKGDRGLDGIDGLNGEPGEKGNSGFPGLNGLKGDKGEMGLSGAPGAPGLEGRPGEAGAPGPVGYTGAKGDKGDVGLIGLEGVKGDKGATGYRGPTGAPGLKGERGLPGQSGRDAQPITIKGDKGETGEFGVEGLQGPMGPKGNQGLPGLNGPKGERGLPGAVGMPGLNGAPGLKGDQGPVGEPGAPGPAIKGEKGLLGRSGRNGREGASGAPGQKGEKGLPGLAGVPGLIGLPGPMGPAGPKGDRGIMGQPGRDGADGLPGQNGQKGDMGFPGPKGERGLAGFEGQKGEKGERGMQGSPGLEGRSGMKGDRGFPGLEGAPGPVGAPGEKGFTGPKGRDGRDGLPGAPGQKGEPGLVPPPGPKGEPGHPGYDGQKGERGPPGPRGVSGLQGERGEKGDIGMTGLVGQIGRPGPKGDRGMPGIQGREGAPGQPGPQGEAGAACTAAQDYLTGILLVKHSQSEEIPRCPSGQVELWTGYSMLYVDGNDYAHNQDLGSAGSCVRRFSTLPVMSCGQNNVCNYASRNDKTFWLSTSAPIPMMPIQNNEISNYISRCVVCEAPANVIAVHSQSLTIPDCPYGWESLWIGYSFVMHTAVGNGGGGQALASPGSCLEDFRATPFIECNGAKGHCHFYETMTSFWLVTVENNEQFQRPAMQTLKAGNLLQRVSRCTVCIKNST; translated from the exons ATGATGGAGCCCAACTGGAAGCG GCTTATTTTTGCCGCTACGATAGCAGGAGCGTTACTAGGCGCAAATGCG caattttggaaaaatagcgAAACTGGCGCAATTTCTAGTTCGCTAAAACATTATAGAGAGGAACCAACACCACCACGTTCACCGATTGATGATAGTTATGCGATAATAGATACCGTAGGTACAAATAGAAATGGACCGCCAAGAAATTGTACATCCGGCACAGTGGGTTGTATACCGAAATGTTTTGCTGAAAAGGGTAATAGAGGTTTTCCTGGTGAAGCGGGTCCACCCGGACCTAAAGGTGTGGCTGGATATGGAGGTCCTGAAGGTCCACCTGGCGATAAAGGACAAAAAGGCGATCCCGGTCCGATAGGTCCACGTGGTTACAAGGGTGAACGTGGTATACCCGGTACGCATGGCATGCCTGGTAAACCTGGTGTACAGGGCTTTTCTGGAAACTCCGGTGCTCCTGGTGCTCCTGGTAAAGATGGTTGCAATGGTGAAGATGGACTTACTGGTCTGCCAGGTCTTAGCGGCATGCCTGGTCCACGCGGTTATCCAGGTCAGCCGGGTGTTAAAGGTGAGAAAGGTGAACCAGCAAAAGAAAATGGCGATTATGCTAAAGGTGAAAAGGGAGAACCTGGTTTTGCTGGTCGTTCGGGCAATCCTGGTCCGGAGGGTCCGCAAGGGCCAAAGGGTGATCTTGGTGATACTGGTCCATATGGCTCACCAGGTCCACGGGGTGATCGAGGTATAAAAGGTGATAAAGGTGCGCCATGTTTTGCACCACCACAACCAGGTAAAAAGGGTGATAAGGGTGAAAAGGGTGAACCAGCCTCACTGAAACCTTCAACTGGGGGACCTCCACAAATTATGGGTGAAAAGGGTGAGAGAGGTGAAAAAGGTGAACCAGGTTTGGCTGGCAAGAAAGGTGAAACCGGATTAAAAggagaaaatgggcgtgacggtGTAAAAGGTGAAAAGGGCTTACCTGGTGGTCCTGGTGATAGA ggACGACAAGGAAATTTCGGTCCACCGGGTCCAACAGGACAGAAAGGTGATCGTGGTGAGACTGGCTTAAACGGTTTGGCTGGCAAACCTGGTCAAAAAGGCGAACCCGGCCGTCCTGGAGAGCGTGGTGAACGTGGATTGCTCGGTCCTCCAGGTCCACCTGGTGGTGGCCGAGGTTCTCCAGGTGCACCTGGTCCGAAAGGTCCCCGAGGATATACTGGTGCCCCTGGTCCTAAAGGTTTAGACGGTGTTGATGGTCCTCCTGGTCCGCAAGGTTACCCTGGTCCCAAAGGTGGTCTAGGTTTGGCTGGTCGTCCTGGTCTTGAAGGCCCTGCTGGAGAAAAAGGTGAAAAGGGAAATGCAGGTCGAACAGGACCAGCAGGTCCCATTGGTCCTTTAGGTCATACTGGTCCACCAGGACCAGAAGGTCAGAAAGGTGAACCCGGATTCCCTGGTACTGGTGTAATGGGTCCCAAAGGTGATGACGGTACTCCCGG TATTCCCGGTCTTAAAGGTCAAAAGGGCGAACGAGGCTTCAAAGGAAATGCTGGTGCGCCAGGTGATTCGAAATATGGACGGCCTGGATCTCCAGGTCGTGCTGGAGCGCCTGGTCAAAAAGGTGACCAAGGACGGCCTGGTAATCCCGGAGTGAAAGGAGACATGGGTCCAAAAGGAGATGTCGGTGGTAAATGCTCACAATGTCCTGCTGGTTTTAAAGGAGATAAAGGCGATCACGGGTTAGATGGTATTCCTGGTGAACCCGGCGTGCGTGGTCCTCCTGGTGCTACAGGTGCTCCGGGAGAGCGCGGTGCTGATGGAATTGCTGGTAAGGATGGACCACCTGGTGAAAAAGGTGAAGATGGCAGAGATGGTCTACCTGGTCCGGATGGCCCTGCCGGCAAAGATGCAATAGTCGACTTAAGTCTTGTAAAGGGAGAGAAAGGAGAAAAGGGTGGAAGAGGTTTCCCTGGCCCAGCCGGATTAAAGGGTGAACCAGGTTATGCGGGTTTACCTGGAATAGCTGGTGCCAAAGGAGAAATCGGCGCTAAGGGTGATAAAGGCTATGCTGGGCAACCGGGTACAGATGGTACTCCTGGTAATCCCGGTCGCGATGGAACTGACGGTTTTCCCGGTATAGATATTAAAGGCGAACCAGGTCGTCCGGGTCGTGATGGAATTAAAGGTGATAAGGGAACTGGAGGCCGCCCTGGAACAAAAGGTGACCCAGGAACTTGTGACGCTGCGAATTTAACTGTACCAGCTAAAGGCAACAAAGGTGACCGGGGTGCACCAGGAATGCCAGGTCCAATGGGAGCTATGGGCGAAAAAGGAAATAAAGGAGATGAAGGATGGAAAGGTGATAGAGGTCCACAAGGTCCGGTAGGTCCTGTAGGTCCACGTGGTTTGACTGGTCCTCGCGGTGAAAGAGGTAACCCTGGTGCTATGGGTGCCCCAGGAAACCCAGGTAAAGATGGACCAAGAGGGCCTCCAGGACGAGCTGGGGAGCGAGGACAAAAAGGTGAACAAGGTATAGCTATAGCTGGACCATCTGGTCCACCAGGACGTGATGGACCCTCTGGGGATAAGGGAGATCGAGGTGTTCCTGGTCCAATTGGGCCAAGAGGTGTGGATGGAGCGATTGGTTATCCTGGTGATAAAGGTGATGCGGGTTTGCCTGGACAGAATGGAGAGACAGGACCTGTTGGTCCAAAGGGTGATACTGGACCACTTGGACCATCTGGACCTCCTGGACCCCCAGGAAAACCTGGCGTAGATGGAGTTCAAGGTCGTGATGGTGCTAAAGGTGAACCTGGCAAACCCGGTTATGTTGGTATGCCTGGAACTAAGGGTGAACGCGGTGCACCCGGTAATGATGGACCTAAAGGGTTTACAGGTCCTCCAGGAACTCCAGGAAAACGAGGTTCTCCTGGTCCAGAGGGCATGCCag GTATAAAGGGAGACAAGGGCGAAGTTGGTTTATCTGGTAATGATGGTGCAACGGGACCTAGAGGACCACCAGGGCCACCTGGTTTAATGGGATCTAAGGGAGATATTGGTCCACAAGGACCTCCTGGAACTGATGGTCGTCCTGGATTCGATGGAGAAAAAGGTTCCAAAGGTGAGGCTGGTTTCGATGGCCCTCAGGGATTACCTGGTGATGCGTCAGAAAAAGGACAAAAGGGAGAACCTGGCTTATCTGGATTGCGCGGCGAAGAAGGCCGTCCTGGTGCCCCCGGAATTCGCGGCGAGAAAGGCTACCCCGGTATACCCATTCACGGAATACCTGGGGCGAAGGGTGACAAAGGTGACCGTGGTCTCGATGGTATCGATGGGCTCAATGGTGAGCCTGGTGAAAAGGGCAATAGTGGCTTCCCTGGCTTAAATGGACTTAAAGGTGATAAAGGTGAAATGGGATTATCAGGAGCCCCAGGAGCTCCTGGTTTGGAAGGAAGACCTGGTGAGGCGGGTGCACCTGGTCCAGTTGGCTATACTGGCGCAAAAGGCGACAAGGGAGATGTAGGTCTCATAGGTCTTGAAGGTGTTAAAGGTGATAAAGGAGCTACTGGTTACCGTGGTCCAACTGGAGCCCCTGGTCTAAAGGGTGAAAGAGGTTTACCAGGACAAAGTGGACGTGATGCACAACCAATTACTATTAAAGGTGATAAAGGTGAAACGGGTGAATTCGGAGTTGAAGGCTTGCAAGGCCCAATGGGTCCGAAAGGTAACCAAGGTTTACCCGGCTTAAACGGACCAAAGGGAGAACGTGGCTTACCTGGTGCAGTGGGTATGCCTGGTTTGAATGGCGCTCCAGGTTTAAAAGGTGACCAAGGTCCTGTTGGAGAACCTGGTGCACCGGGGCCAGCAATCAAAGGAGAAAAGGGTCTGCTTGGAAGATCTGGAAGAAACGGACGCGAAG GCGCTTCTGGTGCACCTGGTCAGAAGGGTGAAAAGGGTTTACCTGGTCTCGCCGGTGTACCTGGTTTAATTGGTTTACCCGGACCGATGGGTCCAGCTGGACCTAAAGGAGATCGAGGAATCATGGGACAGCCTGGTCGTGATGGTGCTGATGGCTTACCTGGCCAAAATGGTCAAAAAGGTGACATGGGCTTCCCCGGTCCAAAGGGCGAACGTGGATTAGCTGGTTTTGAAGGACAAAAGGGAGAGAAAGGTGAACGAGGTATGCAGGGTTCGCCAGGCTTAGAGGGTCGTAGTGGAATGAAAGGTGATCGCGGATTCCCAGGATTAGAAGGAGCACCTGGACCAGTCGGAGCACCTGGTGAAAAAGGTTTTACCGGACCTAAAGGTCGGGATGGGCGTGATGGTTTGCCTGGAGCACCTGGTCAAAAGGGCGAACCAGGTTTAGTACCACCACCTGGTCCTAAAGGCGAACCTGGTCATCCCGGATATGACGGACAAAAAGGAGAGCGGGGTCCACCAGGTCCACGTGGTGTTTCCGGTCTACAGGGTGAGCGCGGCGAGAAAGGTGATATCGGTATGACCGGACTGGTTGGTCAAATCGGACGACCTGGACCAAAAGGTGATAGAGGTATGCCTGGTATACAAGGACGTGAAGGAGCTCCTGGACAACCTGGACCTCAAGGTGAAGCCGGTGCGGCATGCACAGCAGCTCAAGATTATCTGACTGGCATATTGCTTGTTAAACACAGCCAATCGGAAGAGATACCACGTTGTCCCAGCGGCCAAGTTGAACTATGGACCGGTTACTCAATGTTATATGTAGATGGCAACGATTATGCGCACAATCAAGATCTCGGCTCAGCCGGTTCCTGCGTGCGCCGCTTCTCAACACTGCCAGTAATGTCGTGTGGACAAAACAATGTTTGCAATTACGCTTCGAGAAACGATAAGACGTTCTGGCTTTCAACATCCGCACCCATTCCAATGATGCCCATACAGAATAACGAGATCAGCAATTATATATCGCGTTGCGTAGTCTGCGAGGCACCTGCAAATGTTATCGCTGTACATAGCCAATCTCTAACCATTCCCGATTGCCCCTACGGATGGGAAAGCCTATGGATAGGCTACAGTTTTGTAATG CATACCGCTGTGGGTAATGGCGGCGGTGGTCAAGCACTAGCATCGCCCGGTTCATGTTTGGAAGATTTCCGTGCCACACCGTTCATTGAATGTAATGGTGCCAAAGGTCACTGCCATTTCTATGAAACCATGACCAGCTTCTGGTTGGTCACAGTTGAGAACAACGAACAGTTCCAACGTCCCGCAATGCAAACGCTCAAGGCTGGCAATTTGCTGCAACGAGTATCGAGATGTAcagtttgtataaaaaattcaacATAA